Below is a genomic region from Brassica oleracea var. oleracea cultivar TO1000 chromosome C9, BOL, whole genome shotgun sequence.
ACTTCTCGCTAAAGGTCACGTAAAAGAGAGCTTGAGTTCAGCAGCTGTCCCAGCATTGCTTATTCCTAAAAAGGACGGTACGTGGCGTATGTGTGTTGATAGTCGTGCAATTAACAAAATAACAGTACACTATCGTTTTTCTATACCGCGTTTAGATGAACTTTTGGATCAAATCGGACGCGCCACCCTGTTCACTAAACTCGACCTTAAAAGTGGATACCATCAAATAAGGATTCGACCAGGTGATGAATGGAAGACAGCGTTCAAAACTTGGGAGGGACTTTTTGAATAGACTGTTATGCCGTTTGGGTTATCGAATGCTCCGAGCACCTTTATGCGAGTTATGAATCAAACCCTACGGCCATTCATTGGCAAGTTTGTCGTTGTTTACTTTGACGACATATTAATCTTCAGCAACGATATCACAAGCCACTTGTCTCATCTACACGACGTTCTAAGTGTTCTCCGACGCGAAAAGCTTTATGCAGCTCGTCACAAATGCATATTTGTTGTCGATCATGTTCTTTTCCTAGGCTATATCGTCTCTAGTCAAGGACTCAGGGTCGATCCAGAAAAGGTCGAAGCAATCAAATCCTGGGAAACTCCTCGTACGATCAGTGAGGTTCGTAGCTTTCATGGTTTGGCTTCATTTTATCGACGGTTTGTTTCTCACTTCAGTAATGTTGCTGCCCCACTAACGGACTGCATGAAAGGTGTGTCTTTCTCATGGACACCCGAAGCCAATGCCGCGTTCGAAGAGCTAAAGAACCGGCTGGTGTCGGCTCAAATTCTAGCTCTCCCTGACTTTACTCAAGTATTTGAGTTACATTCTGATGCTTGTAAACTCGGCATAGGCGCTGTTCTCAGTCAACGTGGCCGACCATTGGCGTTTTACAGTGAAAAAATCGCGGGATCTCGTGCTCGTTATAGTACTTATGATGTGGAGTTTTATGCCATCGTCCAAGCTATAAAACATTGGCGACATTATCTCTACCATCAGAAGTTCATACTTTATACAGATCATGATGCTTTGAAACATCTCGGTAGCCAAGACAAGATTTCTTCTCGTCATGCATCTTGGGTTGCTTTCCTTCAGCAGTTTACGTTCGTGATCAAACACCAATCTGGTAAGACGAACAAGGTCGCTGATGCCCTGAGTCGAAGACATTCCCTCGTTGCCACGTTACATGTCTCCGTCCCTGGCTTCTCGGTTTTACCAGACCTATACGAGACAAATCCTTATTTTGGGTCTATCTGGACGTCTCTACATAATGGTGCTCGGTCGGAGTTTGTGCTCCATGACGGCTATATCTTTCATGGTCCCCGTCTATGCATTCCCGAGAGTAGTCTTCGGTTACAACTCATCAAAGAATTGCATGAAGAAGGTCATGCAGGAAGAGATCGTACTCTTCAATTGGTTTCAGATGCTTACTTTTGGCCTTCTTTGCGAAGGGATATTGGTAGATTTGTTCAACGGTGTGTGGTGTGACAACAATCTAAAGGCCATGCGACCAACAGTGGTCTCTACCTTCCCCTTCCGATTCCTACTCAGCCATGGACAGACATTAGTATGGACTTTGTGTTGGGCCTTCCCCGTACTCAACGTGGGAATGATTCGATTTTTGTGGTCGTGGATCGTTTTTCTAAAATGGCGCATTTTATGCCGTGCAAAAAGACTACTGACGCGGTTCAGGTTGCAGGTCTATTCTTTCGTGAGATTTATCGTTTACATGGACTTCCTTTGTCAATTGTGTCGGATAGAGACTCGCGCTTCCTGAGTCACTTCTGGAGATCTCTGTGGTTTCTCTTGCGTACTAGCCTCGACATGAGCCCTGCTTATCATCCACAGTCTGATGGCCAGACCGAAGTTACTAATCGGACACTTGGAGACATGCTTCGCTGTTTGGTGATAGATAACATTAGGTCGCGGGATTCCATTTTGTGCAAAGTAGAATTTGCTCATAATCATGCTGTCAACCGTAGCACTCGCTTCAGTCCTTTCCGCATTGTTTATGGCATCGTGCCGCGTGGGCCATCTGATCTTGGCCTTGCTCCTGACGCAACTCGGGACCATGGGGAGGTGATTGATTTTGTGGCTACAGTTACGGACATTCACGCTCAAGTTCATGATAATTTACAATTGTCTTCGGCAAAGTACAAGGTTGATGCAGATCGTCATCGTCGCAATGTGCAGTTCAAGGCTGGCGATCGTGTGTGGGCAGTCCTTACTCGTGAGCGTTTTTCACCTGGTGAATACAACAAATTGAAGTCTCGTAAAGTGGGTCCTTTAACGGTGCTTGAGAAGATCAACGATAACGCTTACCACCTTCAACTACCTCCTTCAGCTCGTTATTCAGATGTATTCAATGTCAAACATCTCATCCCTTTTGTGGCACAGGATGAAACTGAAGATCCGAGGTCAGATCTTTCCCTACCCCAGGTGACCTGATGCAGCGTGGTTCATCCTTTTCCTATTTAGTTTTGGTGTTACTTTCCTTTAAACGTTAACTTTAAGAGATATATTAGTTTTCCTTTATTTTAAGAGATTAAAATAAGACTTAAGGATATAATGTTAGATCATAATCCCTAAGGACGAGATGATGAATTCTAAGGAATGGGAGGGTGCATGTGTGGTTGATGATGTCCTCTACTATCACGATCTGTCTGAGAATGTTTTGAGGGCATATGATCCAAAGCAGAGGTGTTGGAGTGTTGTCAACGGTTTGCAAGACTTTTTGGTGGCTGAGACTGCTGGTTCATTCCGGTCCAGGACGGTGAACTACGGTGCGAAGAGGCTGGCTCTCTTCTTTTCTAAAAAACATGACGGCAATGATACCATTTTCTGTGCAGAGATCGCTTTGGAAAGGCGCCAGGGAGGAGAGATTCGGGGTAAGTTGGATTCGTGTGATGGTGTCATTGAGGATGTTGGGCCGTTTCACCTGGTGAAATTTGTGTCTGTTACCGTTTGATGCAGGCTGCATAATAATAATAATATCTCTATTCAGATCCCTTCGTATTTTAAATTATCCTAAATGTCATCTCGTATGGTTGTAAGTTTGCTAACATCGTTTATGTTAGACAAAACCTTAAAGAGCGTATTGTTTTATGTTGGATTCATAAAATAAAATCTTTGCGATTCATAATGTTACGGTTTGATGCCGGCTGCATAATAATAATAATAATATCTCTATTCAGATCCCTTCGTATATTTTAAATTATCCTAAATGCCATCTCGTGTGGTTGTAAGTTTGCTAACATCGTTTATGTTTTTTTTTAACACTGAATAATTCATTCTGATGGGGTCCAAATGGCCAAAAGTGAGGGAGAACCCATTAGTTCCATGACATAGAATTTAGAGAAAAACAAATAAGACTATGAAAGAAAGGGAAACAAAAAACGAAAAGAGCTGGAGTACCAGTAGGTACTTGGAAGAGTTCAACACATGTAATTCACGATAAGGTTATGAAATGACTTGAGGTGCAAGTCAGTAACCTTTTACGCAAACATGGGTGTTAAGTGTTTCTCATTTCCTCTTGTAGCATCTTGTGGAGCCAGCGAGGACCTCCTGAAGCAACATATGACTGTAGGTATGGACCAAAAGTTACGCTCTCCGCTATGGTTGTAGCAGCTCTGTTTATATGTCTCGACACATGGGAGATTGTCCATTTTTCGAAACCGTTTAGGAGTTCTAATATCTTCAGAATCAATGGAGAGAGATCAGGGAAACTGGTAGGGTTCAAAAGAGCTTGTCGTGCTTCTACAGATGAAGCTTCAAAGAGGATATTCTTGTGGCGTAAGTCACCCATTGCTTGAACAGCCCATAGCAGTGACCTAAGATCTGATTCGACTATGGTGTAGAGGTCGGCCTTGACAATCTCTTGCTATCCAACTTGCACCACTCATTGTACCAGTATCAACCCAAGCCATTCCAACATTGCACTTGACCATACCGAGAGGGGGTTTTTCCCAAATACCTAGGGAGGCAGTGGTAGATTTCTTCTCCATGAACGGGTTATGATCCGGCTGTTGGACTTTGTACCAAATCTCAGTTTCCTCCAAGGCTTTAACAACTGTTGAGTTTGGTGTAAATCTGGTTTTCTCAAACACTAAAGCATTTCTCCCTTTCCAAAGATTCCATAGGATCCAAGGGAAAGCTTTTAAGTTATCTCGGTCACTCCTCTGCTGTTTATATCCTGCTACCAAGTAATGGAGGTTAAGGAAAACAGAGGATTGAGAGAAACCCGCTGGTGGGGGTTGAATTCCTGCCAATCTCCAAGCTTCTACTGCAGTTGTACACGAGAAAAGGACATGACAGATCGTCTCTGATGCTTGATCACACGAAGGGCAGGATGTGTTACTGCATAGTCCTCTTGACTGGAGTCTTTCAGCTACAGCCAAAGCTCCTGACAGTGACATCGTTTATGTTAGACAAAACCTTAAAGAGCGTATTGTTTTATGTTGGATTCATAAAATCTTTGTGATTCATAATATTTGTAAATGTTCCCGCCTGTCCGGGATGACTTGGGTTCGATTATCATCGGCAGCAGCTACTTAATTTTTAAATACCACACCAACTTTGTGTTATTGATATGTCGGTGATATAACTGCATGACGGGGCCACAAACAAGATATTTCGTGGTTCAGCTTTTGAAAACATATTTCGTGGTTCAGCTTTTGAAAACGTATATTTGAATTTCTTTGCGATTCATAATATTTGTAAATGTTCCCGCCTGTCCGGGATGACTTGGGTTCGATTATCGGCAGCAGCTACTTAATTTTTAAATACCACGCCAACTTTGTATTATTGATATGTCGGTGATATGACTGCATGACGTGGCCACAAACAAGATCGACAAGCAACACATGTGTTGCAACTTGCAAGTCTTGTCCTTAAGGATCGCATCAGAACATCCGAAATATACGTGTAAGAATCTGAACGGAACATTCGAAAACCTAATCTTTTTCTGTTTCTCTATCGATCATTCGAGAACCAATCATGTTCACACTCCTCGTACTATCTTCTTCTTCACAACTCAACATTCCAAAAACCTCTAAAATCAATGGCAGAGTTTCATCTTCCTCCCGAGATCGAAAACGAAGCAGAGCAAGAGAACGCTACTTTCATCGACGACGAGTACCTCGACTACATCCATTACTTGGCATCACGAAGCAGCCATGAAACGGAGACGTTTGGTTCTTACGATGAAATCTTCGGCCAAGTGTTGGGGAATTCATCTTTCACGCGGCGGCCGGAAACGGCCGAGGAACTTCCGGTGGTGAACTTGACGGCTGAAGAGTTGACGGAGAGGGGTTTGGTGGTTTG
It encodes:
- the LOC106315992 gene encoding E3 ubiquitin-protein ligase AIP2-like, whose amino-acid sequence is MAEFHLPPEIENEAEQENATFIDDEYLDYIHYLASRSSHETETFGSYDEIFGQVLGNSSFTRRPETAEELPVVNLTAEELTERGLVVCAICREKLAPSERLSELPCRHYYHKDCISSWLTNRNTCPLCRHKVRN